The Vibrio ishigakensis genome has a window encoding:
- a CDS encoding glycine zipper family protein translates to MQKIPYICALICVLVSGSLQAHGLVYDQGQYDANQFNEDMIYCEGLAHQLPQEEAPGLVEETAKRGARGAAAGAVAGSVSGNSGSDAAKTGAAVGMTLGVLGNRGNRKAAEASNQQAYTDLVRNCMSGRGYMALN, encoded by the coding sequence ATGCAAAAAATTCCCTACATATGTGCCCTTATCTGTGTGCTGGTTTCAGGCTCACTTCAAGCCCATGGTTTGGTCTATGACCAAGGGCAGTACGATGCAAACCAGTTCAATGAAGACATGATCTATTGTGAAGGTCTTGCTCATCAGCTCCCTCAAGAAGAGGCGCCTGGTCTTGTTGAAGAAACTGCCAAGCGTGGAGCGCGTGGTGCAGCAGCAGGTGCAGTAGCCGGCAGTGTATCAGGAAACTCTGGCAGTGACGCCGCCAAAACCGGTGCTGCTGTTGGTATGACCCTTGGTGTTCTTGGCAATAGAGGCAACCGTAAAGCAGCTGAAGCAAGTAACCAACAGGCGTACACCGACCTAGTTCGTAACTGTATGTCTGGTCGTGGCTATATGGCACTTAATTAA
- a CDS encoding protein adenylyltransferase SelO, giving the protein MKPLHKLNYCHSYAELGPALSSFVNPTPITAPYLIHANSDLAMRLGVDLGEEEQLAQLLSGKRTLPQWKPLAMKYTGHQFGQYNPDLGDGRGLLLAEFVDDSTQKWDMHLKGSGQTPYSRMGDGRAVIRSSVREYLISAAMTGLGIETTQALALVGSQTPVRREELERAATLLRIAPTHIRFGHFEYLFYSGQQHLIQPLMDHVINWHFPKLKGRKDRFKLFLSEVVKRTAKMIAGWQAYGFYHGVMNTDNMSILGQTFDYGPYAFIEQYQPNFVGNHTDYEGRYAFNRQPGIAHWNLSALGYALSSVLEKDDIEVVLASYVDEVQAQYTGLMRERFGLISSKEGDSDELNHVLALMEKLKLDYNHSYRRLSELTYREWFTEPSFQNPEWQEWMKQYQHRLELDYPNERARITAMCAVNPKYILRTHLAQEVIDEVESGRFEIVDRWMKVLANPFVSHQVPSHWSKPARDGGVNICLSCSS; this is encoded by the coding sequence ATGAAGCCCTTACACAAGCTTAACTATTGTCACAGTTATGCCGAGTTGGGGCCTGCGCTCTCTTCCTTTGTTAACCCGACTCCTATCACCGCCCCTTATCTCATCCATGCCAACAGCGACCTAGCTATGCGATTGGGAGTAGACCTAGGAGAAGAAGAACAACTAGCTCAACTCTTGTCTGGCAAACGCACACTTCCCCAGTGGAAGCCATTGGCGATGAAATACACTGGGCATCAATTCGGTCAATACAATCCAGACCTGGGTGATGGACGGGGCCTACTTCTGGCAGAGTTCGTTGATGATTCTACGCAAAAGTGGGACATGCATCTAAAAGGAAGCGGACAAACGCCATATTCTCGAATGGGTGATGGCAGAGCAGTTATCCGCTCATCTGTCAGAGAATATTTGATTAGTGCGGCCATGACTGGCCTAGGCATAGAAACCACCCAAGCCCTTGCACTTGTGGGCTCTCAAACACCTGTGCGCAGAGAAGAACTGGAGCGCGCTGCAACCCTATTAAGAATCGCTCCAACCCATATCCGCTTCGGTCATTTTGAATATCTTTTTTATAGTGGGCAACAACACCTGATTCAGCCTCTTATGGACCATGTTATCAATTGGCATTTTCCTAAACTTAAAGGACGTAAAGATAGATTTAAGCTGTTCTTGTCAGAAGTAGTAAAGCGCACGGCTAAGATGATCGCAGGTTGGCAGGCGTATGGCTTTTATCATGGGGTGATGAACACGGACAACATGAGCATTCTTGGGCAAACTTTCGACTACGGCCCGTATGCCTTCATCGAACAGTATCAACCAAACTTTGTGGGTAATCACACAGACTATGAGGGTCGATATGCTTTTAACAGGCAACCTGGAATTGCGCACTGGAATCTATCTGCATTGGGATACGCCCTATCCTCTGTGTTAGAGAAAGACGATATTGAAGTCGTACTGGCAAGCTATGTAGATGAAGTTCAAGCTCAGTATACAGGGCTGATGAGAGAGCGCTTTGGCTTAATATCTAGTAAAGAAGGCGACAGTGACGAACTTAATCATGTGTTAGCTCTTATGGAAAAACTCAAGCTCGACTATAACCATAGCTACAGGCGATTATCAGAATTGACCTACCGAGAATGGTTTACCGAACCCAGCTTTCAAAACCCTGAATGGCAAGAGTGGATGAAGCAGTATCAACATAGATTGGAATTGGATTATCCGAATGAGAGAGCGCGCATCACGGCCATGTGCGCAGTAAACCCTAAGTACATTCTTAGAACTCACCTAGCACAAGAGGTTATTGATGAGGTGGAGTCGGGTCGATTTGAGATTGTAGACCGCTGGATGAAGGTACTCGCTAATCCTTTTGTGAGCCATCAAGTACCTTCGCATTGGTCTAAACCTGCTAGAGATGGCGGCGTTAATATCTGTTTGAGCTGCTCGTCTTAG
- the yejF gene encoding microcin C ABC transporter ATP-binding protein YejF produces the protein MTAPLIEIKNLSVAFGGKKNPRRVTHDVSLSVHKGETLALVGESGSGKSVTANSILRLLPKASAVYETGSIHFDGDELLTLSERRMRGVRGGRIGMIFQEPMVSLNPLHKIGRQLVETVEIHRGVRANKAKDLALTWLNKVGIRNPEQKINAYPHELSGGERQRVMIALALINEPELLIADEPTTALDVSVQAQILDLLKELQQELHMAMLFITHDLSIVRRIANRVAVMKEGKLVETGDCQEVFHSPKHPYTKMLIEADPSGSPVEVPESNPTLVHTQNLKVWFPIHGGIFKRVVDHVKAVTGVNFDLKRGHSLGLVGESGSGKSTTGMAVLKLVHSEGDIEFDGQGITDFDRKKMLPLRSRMQVVFQDPFSALNPRMSVAQIIGEGLRVHQELSEQEIDSQICQAMNEVELDPETRHRYPNEFSGGQRQRIAIARALILKPEFILLDEPTSSLDRTVQAQVLDLLKRLQQKYHLTYLFISHDLNVVRSLCHQTMVLKAGEVVEFGETEQLFTNPKQEYTKQLVTLSQV, from the coding sequence ATGACAGCACCCTTAATAGAGATCAAAAATCTATCCGTCGCTTTCGGGGGTAAAAAGAACCCTAGAAGGGTTACCCATGATGTGAGCCTTTCGGTACACAAAGGTGAGACCCTAGCACTGGTAGGCGAAAGTGGCTCTGGCAAATCTGTAACGGCTAACTCCATCTTGAGGCTGTTGCCTAAAGCAAGCGCTGTGTATGAGACAGGGTCTATTCATTTTGATGGCGATGAACTTCTAACCCTATCAGAACGAAGAATGCGCGGCGTGCGCGGTGGTCGCATAGGCATGATCTTCCAAGAGCCTATGGTTTCTCTTAATCCGCTGCACAAGATAGGCCGACAACTTGTCGAGACTGTTGAGATACACCGAGGTGTTCGAGCAAATAAAGCCAAGGATCTTGCGCTGACCTGGTTAAATAAGGTCGGCATTCGTAACCCAGAACAGAAGATTAACGCTTACCCTCATGAACTCTCAGGCGGTGAGCGTCAGCGAGTAATGATAGCGCTTGCACTGATCAACGAGCCAGAACTTCTTATTGCCGACGAGCCTACTACTGCCCTAGATGTATCGGTTCAGGCGCAAATCTTGGATCTGCTAAAAGAGCTTCAACAAGAACTGCATATGGCCATGCTGTTCATTACCCATGACCTCAGCATTGTCAGGCGCATAGCCAATCGCGTCGCGGTAATGAAAGAAGGTAAACTGGTTGAAACTGGTGATTGCCAAGAGGTATTTCACTCACCCAAGCATCCTTATACTAAGATGCTGATCGAGGCTGACCCATCGGGCTCACCTGTAGAGGTGCCAGAGAGCAACCCTACCCTAGTCCACACGCAAAATCTCAAGGTGTGGTTCCCTATCCACGGCGGAATCTTCAAGCGCGTGGTCGACCATGTTAAAGCGGTAACTGGGGTTAACTTTGACCTTAAAAGAGGTCATTCGCTAGGTCTAGTGGGTGAAAGTGGGTCCGGTAAATCCACTACAGGTATGGCGGTTCTTAAACTGGTGCACAGTGAGGGAGATATTGAGTTTGACGGCCAAGGCATTACAGACTTTGACAGAAAGAAGATGCTGCCACTGCGCTCCAGAATGCAGGTGGTATTCCAAGACCCCTTCTCCGCTTTGAACCCTAGAATGTCTGTTGCTCAGATCATTGGTGAAGGCTTGAGGGTGCATCAAGAGCTGAGTGAGCAAGAAATAGATTCGCAGATTTGCCAAGCTATGAATGAGGTAGAACTCGACCCAGAAACGCGACACAGGTATCCAAACGAGTTTTCCGGTGGGCAACGTCAACGTATCGCTATCGCACGCGCTTTGATCCTTAAGCCAGAATTCATTTTGTTGGACGAGCCTACTTCTTCCCTTGACCGTACGGTACAGGCACAGGTGTTAGACTTACTCAAACGCCTTCAGCAAAAATATCATCTTACCTACCTGTTTATCAGCCACGACCTAAATGTAGTGCGGAGCCTGTGCCATCAAACCATGGTACTTAAAGCAGGTGAAGTGGTTGAATTTGGAGAAACAGAACAGCTGTTTACCAATCCAAAGCAAGAATACACCAAGCAGCTAGTGACCCTGTCACAGGTTTAA
- a CDS encoding ABC transporter permease produces the protein MTPMMQMRIQRFKANRRGFWSLWIFLVLFIISLFAELVANDKPLFVNFDGDWYFPVAKQYSEMEFGGEFAAEADYTDPYVQELIEEKGYMIWPVIRFSYDTINYNLPGPAPSAPDNTNWLGTDDRGRDVLGRIIYGFRISVLFGFVLTIISSIIGVIVGATQGYYGGKLDLIGQRFIEVWSGMPTLFLLIILSSFVEPNFWWLLGIMVLFSWMGLVGVVRAEFLRCRNFDYVKAAHALGVSDSRIIGRHMLPNAMVATLTMLPFILSGSVTTLTSLDFLGFGLPSGSPSLGELLAQGKANLQAPWLGFSAFVVLSVMLSLLVFIGEAVRDAFDPHAQG, from the coding sequence ATGACCCCAATGATGCAGATGCGCATTCAGCGCTTTAAAGCAAACCGACGCGGTTTTTGGTCACTGTGGATCTTCTTAGTGCTCTTTATCATCAGCTTATTTGCCGAGCTAGTCGCAAACGACAAGCCACTATTTGTCAACTTTGATGGTGATTGGTACTTTCCTGTTGCTAAGCAATATTCTGAAATGGAGTTTGGTGGCGAGTTTGCGGCAGAGGCAGACTACACCGACCCTTATGTTCAGGAGCTTATCGAAGAAAAGGGCTACATGATTTGGCCAGTAATTCGCTTTAGCTATGACACCATCAACTACAACCTGCCGGGCCCTGCGCCTTCGGCTCCAGACAACACAAACTGGCTAGGTACGGATGACAGAGGCCGAGACGTTCTTGGTCGAATCATCTATGGCTTTCGAATATCAGTACTGTTTGGCTTTGTGCTTACCATTATTAGTAGCATCATTGGCGTTATCGTGGGTGCAACCCAAGGCTACTATGGTGGCAAATTAGACCTTATTGGTCAGCGCTTTATCGAGGTGTGGTCCGGCATGCCTACCCTGTTCCTTCTGATCATTTTATCCAGTTTTGTCGAACCCAATTTCTGGTGGCTTCTTGGCATCATGGTGCTATTTAGCTGGATGGGATTGGTTGGTGTGGTGCGCGCTGAATTCTTGCGCTGCCGTAACTTTGATTATGTAAAAGCTGCCCACGCGCTTGGGGTGAGTGACAGTCGTATCATTGGCAGACATATGTTACCTAACGCCATGGTTGCAACCTTGACCATGCTGCCGTTTATTCTATCGGGCTCGGTGACCACACTGACCTCTTTGGACTTCCTTGGTTTTGGTTTGCCAAGTGGCTCTCCATCATTGGGCGAGCTTTTGGCCCAGGGTAAGGCGAACCTGCAAGCACCTTGGCTTGGTTTCTCGGCGTTCGTAGTGTTGTCCGTGATGCTTAGCTTACTTGTATTTATCGGTGAAGCGGTGCGTGATGCGTTTGACCCACACGCACAGGGATAA
- a CDS encoding microcin C ABC transporter permease YejB, translating to MSAYIIRRLLLVIPTLWAIITINFFVIQIAPGGPVEQAIAQMQGLDSGVMERFTGGGQEVELGGGDSEPSSTGYRGSRGMDPEVIEEIKKQFGFDKPMHVRYFEMLGNYITFNFGESLFKDGNVIDLIVERLPVSISLGLWSTLIIYLISIPLGIVKAIHHGSRFDIWSSALVIVGYAIPGFLFAIVLIILFASGNYFDWFPLRGLVSGNFDELTWYQKIGDYFWHLALPTCAMVIGGFATLTMLTKNSFLDEINKQYVVTARAKGLDDRSILYKHVFRNAMLIIIAGFPSAFISIFFTGSMLIEVMFSLEGIGLLGFESTIQRDYPVVFSSLYIMTLLGLILSIISDLTYSWIDPRIDFEAR from the coding sequence ATGTCAGCCTATATTATTCGACGCCTGCTACTAGTTATTCCTACCCTGTGGGCCATCATTACCATCAACTTCTTTGTCATCCAGATTGCCCCTGGCGGTCCGGTTGAACAAGCCATCGCTCAGATGCAGGGGCTGGATTCAGGCGTGATGGAACGCTTCACCGGTGGTGGTCAGGAAGTAGAACTTGGCGGCGGTGATAGCGAGCCATCTAGCACTGGCTATCGCGGCTCTCGTGGTATGGACCCTGAAGTCATCGAAGAGATCAAAAAGCAGTTTGGTTTCGATAAGCCTATGCACGTTCGATACTTCGAAATGCTTGGCAACTACATCACCTTTAATTTTGGTGAGAGCCTGTTTAAAGATGGCAATGTAATCGACCTCATAGTAGAAAGACTTCCTGTCTCTATCTCCCTAGGGTTATGGAGTACGCTCATCATTTATCTGATATCCATCCCCCTTGGCATTGTAAAGGCGATACATCATGGGTCGAGGTTTGATATCTGGAGTAGTGCTCTGGTGATAGTGGGATATGCCATTCCCGGCTTCCTGTTTGCTATCGTGCTTATCATACTGTTTGCCAGTGGCAACTATTTCGACTGGTTCCCTCTGCGCGGTTTGGTCTCCGGCAACTTCGATGAACTGACCTGGTATCAAAAAATCGGTGACTATTTCTGGCATCTCGCCCTACCAACCTGCGCCATGGTGATCGGCGGATTCGCCACCCTAACCATGCTGACTAAAAACTCATTCCTCGATGAGATCAATAAGCAGTATGTGGTTACCGCAAGGGCGAAGGGTTTAGACGATCGTTCCATCTTGTATAAACACGTGTTCCGCAATGCCATGCTGATCATCATTGCCGGATTCCCAAGCGCCTTTATCTCTATATTCTTTACTGGTTCTATGTTGATTGAGGTGATGTTCTCGCTAGAAGGCATAGGTTTGCTTGGCTTTGAGTCAACCATACAGCGAGATTACCCTGTCGTGTTTAGCTCTCTTTATATCATGACGCTTCTTGGACTCATCCTAAGCATCATCTCAGATCTCACCTACTCGTGGATCGATCCACGCATTGACTTCGAGGCACGATAA
- a CDS encoding extracellular solute-binding protein, whose protein sequence is MLKRTLLASAMIFSSWACAEVTEATYLVGFGEAKHPNGFEHLDYVNPNAPKGGSVTYGAIGTFDSFNRYGSRGKPGARTGEIYDTLMFSPSDEMNTSYALIAEKVRYPDDYSWMEVDINPKAKFSDGVAITAKDVEFTFQKFLDQGVPQYRTYFKDIKSVKALNDKTVRIDMAKPDKDVLFALVQGMAVLPEHFWKDKDLSQPLSQPPVGSGAYQISSFKAGQSITYTRNKDYWAENLPVNIGRNNFDTITYDYYRDDTVMLEAFKAGEYDLREEGTAKFWATAYTGTNFDKGYILKEEIPHEIPQSMQGFIFNTESEIFKDIRVREALTYALDFEWMNRNMFYQQYQRTSSYFQNTEYQAKGMPSEAELKILEPLKGQIPERAFGEAYQPPKSDGSGRIRSQMRTALGILKEAGWETQNGKLTKDGKPFEFELLVFSPTTERIAEPLKKNLSRMGIDMKIRTVDTTQYLKRWHERDYDMVFRSYSANAYPSPNLKIVWNSNYIDSTYNQAGVRDKAIDYLTEQIDEHQQDPELLKALGPAFDRVLTWNFFAIPAWHSSMFRVATWDKFARPETRPEFDLGVDTWWIDTEKAKKLPAKRR, encoded by the coding sequence ATGCTAAAAAGGACTTTGCTGGCGTCCGCTATGATCTTCTCATCATGGGCGTGCGCCGAGGTAACCGAAGCCACCTACCTTGTCGGCTTTGGTGAGGCCAAACACCCCAATGGCTTTGAACATCTGGACTATGTAAACCCTAACGCCCCTAAAGGCGGTAGCGTGACCTATGGCGCTATCGGTACCTTTGATAGCTTCAACCGTTATGGTTCTCGCGGCAAACCAGGTGCTCGTACAGGTGAAATCTACGATACGCTGATGTTCTCTCCTAGTGATGAGATGAACACCTCTTATGCCCTTATCGCAGAAAAGGTTCGCTATCCTGACGACTATTCTTGGATGGAAGTGGACATCAATCCAAAGGCCAAATTCTCAGACGGCGTGGCCATTACTGCAAAAGATGTAGAGTTCACCTTCCAGAAATTCCTCGACCAAGGCGTGCCTCAGTACCGCACCTACTTCAAAGACATCAAGTCGGTGAAAGCCCTGAATGATAAAACCGTACGTATCGATATGGCTAAGCCTGACAAAGACGTGCTGTTTGCATTAGTTCAAGGTATGGCAGTCCTTCCCGAGCATTTCTGGAAAGACAAAGACCTAAGCCAACCCTTATCACAACCACCTGTGGGTAGCGGTGCGTATCAAATTTCTTCCTTTAAGGCGGGACAAAGCATCACCTATACCCGCAACAAAGATTACTGGGCGGAAAACCTGCCAGTAAACATAGGCCGTAATAACTTCGATACCATCACCTATGATTACTATCGCGACGATACGGTTATGCTCGAGGCGTTCAAGGCAGGCGAATATGACCTTCGCGAAGAAGGCACGGCCAAGTTCTGGGCAACCGCCTACACCGGCACCAACTTTGATAAAGGCTATATCCTGAAAGAAGAGATCCCTCATGAGATCCCGCAAAGCATGCAGGGCTTCATCTTCAATACTGAAAGTGAGATTTTTAAAGACATTAGGGTACGTGAAGCACTCACCTACGCGTTGGATTTCGAATGGATGAACCGCAACATGTTCTACCAGCAGTATCAACGCACCAGCAGTTACTTCCAGAACACAGAATATCAAGCCAAAGGCATGCCAAGCGAGGCGGAGCTTAAGATACTGGAGCCATTAAAAGGCCAGATTCCAGAGCGAGCATTTGGTGAAGCCTATCAGCCACCAAAGTCAGATGGTTCAGGTCGTATCCGCTCACAAATGCGTACCGCCCTTGGCATTCTTAAAGAAGCAGGTTGGGAAACCCAAAACGGTAAGCTTACTAAGGACGGCAAACCATTTGAGTTTGAGCTTTTGGTATTCAGCCCGACCACAGAACGTATCGCCGAGCCACTAAAGAAAAATCTGAGCCGCATGGGAATCGATATGAAGATCCGCACCGTAGATACGACCCAGTATCTTAAACGCTGGCACGAACGTGACTACGATATGGTGTTCCGCTCTTATTCAGCCAATGCTTACCCTAGTCCGAACCTTAAGATCGTTTGGAACAGCAACTATATCGACAGCACCTACAACCAAGCGGGTGTGCGCGACAAAGCTATCGATTATCTAACCGAGCAGATCGATGAGCATCAGCAAGACCCAGAGCTCCTCAAGGCATTAGGGCCTGCGTTTGACCGGGTACTGACATGGAACTTCTTCGCAATTCCTGCATGGCACAGCAGCATGTTCCGCGTGGCGACTTGGGATAAATTCGCTAGACCAGAGACTCGCCCTGAGTTTGACCTAGGCGTCGATACTTGGTGGATCGACACAGAGAAAGCGAAAAAGCTACCTGCGAAACGTCGCTAA
- a CDS encoding nitrous oxide-stimulated promoter family protein, protein MSKILQGELLTEFKTVSAMIEIYCRHHHGMIKGLCPECCELKEYAETKLDRCVFGQEKPTCNTCPVHCYKPEPKEQMRAVMRFSGPRMLLKHPLLAIRHLRHEKRQVPELPKQNVSNRYLRRQKTTIN, encoded by the coding sequence ATCTCTAAAATCCTACAGGGCGAGCTACTGACTGAGTTTAAAACGGTGAGTGCCATGATAGAGATCTACTGCCGACATCATCACGGAATGATCAAGGGTCTGTGCCCTGAGTGCTGTGAACTGAAAGAGTATGCTGAGACTAAACTAGACAGATGTGTGTTTGGTCAGGAGAAGCCTACCTGTAATACCTGCCCGGTACACTGCTATAAACCTGAGCCAAAAGAGCAGATGCGAGCGGTAATGCGATTTAGCGGACCTAGAATGCTGCTTAAGCATCCTTTATTAGCTATTCGGCACCTGCGCCACGAAAAGCGACAGGTACCTGAATTGCCTAAGCAGAACGTCTCAAATCGTTATCTGAGACGCCAAAAAACGACTATTAACTAG
- a CDS encoding DEAD/DEAH box helicase, whose translation MSFDSLGLSLPILRAIEDLGYTKASPIQEKAIPAIIDGKDVMAAAQTGTGKTAGFTLPLLERLSTGPRPKSNHVRALVLTPTRELAAQVHDSVEKYGIHLQTTSNVVFGGVKINPQMMKLRRGCDVLVATPGRLLDLYNQNAVKFDQLEVLVLDEADRMLDMGFIRDIKKVLALLPEERQNLLFSATFSPEIRELARDLVNNPVEISVNPPNSTTKLVEQSIYVSDKKQKSAILAKLITQGDWQQVLVFSKTKHGANRLARFLEGQKITALPIHGNKSQGARTKALEEFKSGKIRVLVATDIAARGLDIPQLPQVVNFDLPHVSEDYVHRIGRTGRAGETGKAYSLVCSDEAKELFAIERLIGKVLDRHEMEGHKPVNPVPESKLDTRPIKPKKPKKPKKPKVGHKDGQRSGENASGHKPANKNKRHSTKPGGGQSNNSKKPSSNKPSSKPKRRPQRAGSAKAS comes from the coding sequence ATGAGCTTTGACTCCCTTGGCCTTTCCCTCCCTATTCTTCGAGCAATTGAAGACTTAGGTTATACCAAAGCCTCTCCAATTCAGGAGAAAGCCATCCCTGCGATTATCGACGGTAAAGACGTTATGGCGGCGGCACAAACCGGCACAGGCAAAACGGCAGGTTTCACTCTGCCACTACTAGAAAGGTTAAGTACGGGTCCAAGACCAAAGAGCAATCACGTACGAGCGCTGGTATTAACTCCAACGCGCGAGCTTGCGGCTCAGGTTCACGACAGCGTTGAGAAATACGGTATCCACCTACAAACCACTTCCAACGTGGTATTCGGTGGCGTAAAGATCAATCCTCAAATGATGAAATTGCGCCGTGGCTGCGATGTATTGGTGGCAACACCTGGTCGTCTTCTTGATCTATACAACCAAAACGCAGTTAAGTTTGACCAACTTGAAGTATTGGTTCTTGATGAAGCCGACCGTATGTTGGACATGGGCTTCATTCGTGACATCAAGAAAGTTTTAGCGCTACTGCCTGAAGAGAGACAAAACCTGCTTTTCTCTGCCACCTTCTCTCCTGAAATTCGCGAGTTGGCAAGAGACTTGGTAAACAACCCTGTTGAGATCTCGGTAAACCCGCCAAACTCAACCACTAAGCTTGTTGAGCAAAGCATCTATGTTTCTGACAAGAAGCAAAAGTCTGCGATCCTAGCCAAGCTAATCACCCAAGGGGATTGGCAGCAGGTGTTGGTGTTTAGTAAGACTAAGCATGGCGCAAACCGACTGGCTCGCTTTTTGGAAGGACAAAAGATCACAGCTTTGCCAATCCACGGTAATAAAAGCCAAGGTGCTCGTACTAAGGCGTTGGAAGAGTTCAAAAGCGGTAAGATTCGCGTGCTAGTGGCAACCGATATTGCTGCCCGTGGTCTAGACATACCTCAATTACCGCAAGTGGTTAACTTCGACCTGCCACATGTCTCAGAAGACTATGTACACCGCATTGGTCGTACAGGTCGCGCGGGAGAAACGGGTAAAGCCTACTCTCTTGTGTGCTCAGATGAGGCAAAAGAGCTGTTTGCTATCGAGCGCTTGATTGGTAAGGTTCTTGATAGACACGAAATGGAAGGCCATAAACCAGTAAATCCAGTGCCGGAATCAAAACTGGATACCCGACCTATCAAACCTAAGAAGCCGAAAAAACCTAAGAAGCCTAAGGTGGGTCATAAAGATGGCCAGCGTTCCGGTGAAAATGCGTCAGGGCATAAACCTGCAAATAAGAACAAACGCCATTCTACTAAACCAGGCGGTGGTCAAAGCAACAACAGTAAGAAACCGAGCAGCAACAAACCTAGCTCTAAGCCTAAGCGCCGCCCGCAACGTGCCGGTTCAGCAAAGGCTAGTTAA
- a CDS encoding histone deacetylase family protein, which translates to MLPLIYHPIYSELPLPKGHRYPIMKYRLLFEAIKSDLDSTKVEFVEPAALTLDDIKKSHSSDYVEALASGQLPAPKMRRIGFPWSESLIERTLTSTGGTVETALQAIDKGVAIHLSGGYHHAHHDFGSGFCLFNDLAIAAHKALEHADVDKVLIIDSDVHQGDGTATICSGNPDIITLSFHCDKNFPARKPSSDLDIEFARETQDEEFMQSFTSVVELAISLHQPDMIIYDAGVDIHVDDELGYLNISTQGIYQRDCFMFSLAKRKQIPIAAVVGGGYRSNHSDLVPIHMQLIRAAIDTWE; encoded by the coding sequence ATGCTACCTCTTATCTATCATCCTATCTATTCTGAGCTTCCTTTGCCCAAGGGACATCGTTATCCGATCATGAAATATCGCCTTCTATTTGAGGCAATAAAAAGTGATTTGGACTCGACAAAAGTAGAGTTTGTAGAGCCTGCAGCCCTAACCTTGGATGATATAAAGAAAAGCCACAGCAGTGACTATGTAGAGGCGTTGGCTAGCGGGCAACTACCTGCACCAAAGATGCGTCGTATTGGCTTTCCTTGGAGTGAGTCATTAATCGAGCGAACCCTTACTTCTACGGGTGGGACGGTAGAGACGGCATTGCAAGCAATAGACAAAGGCGTTGCCATACACCTTAGTGGTGGTTATCACCATGCTCATCATGATTTTGGTAGCGGCTTTTGTCTATTTAACGACCTTGCGATTGCTGCGCATAAGGCGCTAGAGCATGCTGATGTGGATAAGGTGCTGATCATTGATAGCGATGTGCATCAAGGCGATGGCACGGCCACCATTTGCTCTGGTAATCCCGATATCATTACTCTTTCTTTCCATTGCGATAAGAATTTTCCGGCGAGAAAACCCAGCTCTGATTTGGATATAGAGTTTGCCCGTGAGACTCAAGATGAAGAATTTATGCAATCCTTCACTTCTGTGGTTGAACTGGCTATCTCATTGCATCAGCCAGATATGATTATCTATGATGCGGGGGTCGATATCCATGTCGATGATGAGCTTGGTTATTTGAATATCTCGACGCAGGGGATCTATCAACGAGATTGTTTTATGTTCTCGTTAGCCAAGCGTAAACAGATCCCCATTGCTGCGGTTGTGGGAGGTGGGTACCGTTCTAATCACAGCGATTTGGTTCCCATCCATATGCAGCTGATACGTGCTGCTATCGATACTTGGGAATAG